From the Desulfosarcina sp. BuS5 genome, one window contains:
- a CDS encoding group II intron maturase-specific domain-containing protein, whose product MVIKKKTARKRSSRFMKRIWIWCKDNRHKPMAEQYEILCSKLRGFYQYFGVISNYKVLEVVFEYTEKAWRRWLSRRSHKGEVMFEDLRTTYPLPLPRIVHNI is encoded by the coding sequence ATGGTAATAAAGAAAAAGACGGCAAGAAAGCGTTCAAGCCGTTTTATGAAGAGAATATGGATATGGTGCAAGGATAACCGTCATAAGCCAATGGCCGAGCAGTATGAGATTCTTTGCAGTAAACTGCGAGGTTTTTACCAGTACTTTGGAGTAATAAGTAACTACAAAGTGCTGGAAGTTGTGTTTGAATATACTGAGAAAGCATGGCGTCGATGGTTAAGCCGAAGAAGTCACAAGGGCGAAGTAATGTTCGAGGACTTGCGCACAACATACCCACTGCCATTACCCAGAATAGTCCATAATATTTGA
- a CDS encoding IS66 family transposase, with protein sequence MPKGHKEFETLLANCLTHGRRQFVDVLQSFPEECSYVLEILAEVYKNDKITKEQNMEAEERLRFHQDNSGPLMKKLNTWFHKQIDQHLVEPNSGLGQAIGYMLKHWEALTLFLREPGVPLDNNICEQALKKVVLHRKNALFYKTEHGAMVGDLFMSLIHTCNLSGTNPFDYLTALLEHASELSESPDKWMPWNYKSALIEPDNPEA encoded by the coding sequence TTGCCGAAAGGACACAAAGAATTCGAAACTCTGCTGGCAAATTGTCTTACACATGGACGAAGACAGTTTGTTGACGTACTGCAAAGCTTCCCGGAAGAGTGCAGTTATGTACTCGAAATCCTCGCAGAGGTATATAAAAATGATAAGATTACCAAAGAACAGAACATGGAAGCTGAAGAACGGCTGCGGTTTCATCAGGACAACAGCGGTCCGCTGATGAAAAAGCTCAACACCTGGTTTCACAAACAAATAGACCAACATTTGGTGGAGCCCAACAGCGGGCTGGGCCAGGCTATTGGCTACATGCTCAAACATTGGGAGGCGTTGACCCTTTTTCTCAGGGAACCAGGTGTACCTTTGGACAACAATATTTGCGAACAGGCTTTGAAAAAGGTCGTTCTGCATCGCAAGAATGCTCTGTTTTATAAAACTGAGCATGGTGCCATGGTAGGTGATCTGTTCATGAGTCTGATTCATACCTGTAATTTATCCGGTACCAATCCTTTTGATTACCTGACAGCACTGCTGGAACATGCCTCTGAGTTGTCAGAATCCCCAGACAAATGGATGCCGTGGAATTATAAATCCGCACTGATTGAACCGGACAATCCTGAAGCATAA
- a CDS encoding IS3 family transposase (programmed frameshift), producing the protein MLTYAKFFFALCTLAERTPSFKAKVALETVKKEKTISQLSSEYGVHSNQINQWRKRLLEELPDIFSKKRQKKEKDAEEFQAELYQQIGQLKVELDWLKKKSLTFSIDIKRQYIEPNHSLIPVMRQCDLLGINRSTYYYQSCKDESYNLALMRLIDEEYTRYPFYGVEKMTAVLKRQGHTVNPKRIRRLMRLMGLEAIYPKPNLSKASKEHKIYPYLLRGVSIEQVDQVWSTDITYIRLNSGFIYLVAVIDWFSRYVLSYEFSTTLDKDFCIKALQGALKIAKPKIFNTDQGSQFTSDAFTGVLKKADVKISMDGRGRALDNIFVERLWRTVKYERVYLHNYETVREAIQNIGEYFGFYNNERLHQSLDYQTPAEIYFKTFPG; encoded by the exons CTGCTTACCTACGCCAAATTTTTTTTTGCGCTATGCACGCTTGCCGAAAGGACACCATCATTCAAAGCTAAAGTAGCGCTTGAAACGGTTAAAAAGGAAAAGACGATTTCTCAACTATCTAGTGAATATGGAGTTCATTCAAATCAAATAAATCAATGGCGAAAGCGTCTATTAGAAGAATTGCCCGATATATTTTCAAAAAAGCGTCAAAAAAAAGAAAAAGACGCTGAAGAATTCCAGGCGGAGCTTTACCAACAAATCGGCCAATTAAAGGTCGAATTGGACTGGCTAAAAAAAAAATC TCTAACCTTCTCAATTGATATAAAGCGTCAATACATTGAGCCGAATCATTCTTTGATACCGGTAATGCGCCAGTGTGATCTTTTGGGAATAAACAGATCAACCTATTACTATCAATCCTGCAAAGATGAGAGCTATAACCTGGCTCTCATGCGATTGATAGACGAAGAATATACCCGATATCCGTTCTACGGTGTTGAAAAAATGACGGCCGTATTAAAGCGACAAGGGCACACTGTTAATCCTAAACGAATAAGACGTTTGATGCGGCTTATGGGACTTGAAGCTATATATCCAAAACCAAATTTGAGCAAAGCATCAAAAGAGCATAAAATTTATCCATACTTGCTGCGAGGCGTTTCCATTGAGCAAGTTGACCAGGTGTGGTCAACGGATATTACCTATATCCGTTTGAATTCAGGTTTTATCTATCTTGTAGCAGTGATAGACTGGTTTAGTCGGTATGTCCTGAGCTACGAATTTTCAACCACATTGGATAAGGATTTTTGTATAAAAGCCTTACAGGGTGCCTTAAAAATTGCAAAACCTAAGATTTTTAACACGGATCAAGGCAGTCAGTTTACCAGTGATGCCTTTACCGGCGTTTTAAAAAAAGCCGATGTGAAGATCAGCATGGACGGCCGGGGCCGTGCTCTGGATAACATTTTCGTAGAGCGCCTTTGGCGTACCGTGAAATATGAACGTGTTTATCTTCACAATTATGAGACCGTCAGGGAGGCTATTCAAAACATTGGAGAATATTTTGGCTTTTACAATAATGAACGACTCCATCAATCTTTGGATTACCAGACCCCGGCAGAGATATATTTTAAAACTTTTCCAGGGTAA
- a CDS encoding DUF4338 domain-containing protein yields the protein MFTYRGRVVTDKDIIFIKELIAQNPDASRRALSRKLCIAWNWVQANGALRDMVCRGMMLELHRAGFIRLPDKKCNPHNPFVERRKPKKIQINQTLLETKLAKIRPLEFCQVRRSPHEKMFNSLIEYYHYLGYCHPVGEQLKYIVYTDGRPIACFAWSSAARHIGCRDRFIGWDAKTRKKNLHLLAYNTRFLILPWVRVPHLASHLLGHMIKILALDWRKIYNHPIWYLETFVDKTRFAGTCYKAANWKYLGDTTGRGKNDQTFKPNRSIKAVWGYPLAKNFRSLLRGDTQ from the coding sequence ATGTTTACGTATAGAGGCAGAGTCGTTACTGACAAAGATATTATTTTTATCAAGGAGCTTATTGCTCAAAATCCGGATGCCAGCCGCCGGGCGCTTTCCAGAAAACTGTGCATAGCCTGGAATTGGGTCCAGGCCAATGGGGCATTGCGTGATATGGTCTGTCGGGGTATGATGTTAGAACTGCACCGTGCAGGATTCATACGTCTGCCGGACAAAAAATGTAATCCCCATAATCCATTTGTAGAACGTAGAAAACCTAAAAAAATTCAGATCAATCAAACTTTACTGGAAACAAAATTAGCCAAAATACGGCCGCTTGAATTTTGCCAGGTACGCAGAAGCCCGCATGAAAAAATGTTCAACAGCCTGATCGAGTATTACCATTATCTGGGTTACTGCCATCCAGTGGGCGAACAGCTGAAATACATCGTTTATACTGATGGGCGGCCAATAGCATGTTTTGCCTGGTCTTCTGCAGCGAGGCATATAGGCTGCAGGGACAGGTTTATCGGCTGGGATGCGAAGACGCGTAAAAAAAATCTGCACCTTTTGGCGTATAATACACGATTTTTAATTCTACCATGGGTGCGCGTACCACATCTGGCCTCCCATCTTCTTGGTCACATGATAAAAATCTTGGCCCTGGATTGGCGTAAAATCTACAATCATCCCATCTGGTACCTTGAAACTTTTGTGGACAAAACCCGTTTTGCCGGTACCTGTTACAAGGCTGCGAACTGGAAGTATCTTGGAGACACCACCGGCAGGGGTAAAAATGATCAAACATTTAAACCGAACCGATCTATAAAGGCTGTTTGGGGATATCCATTAGCCAAAAATTTTCGCAGCCTTTTACGGGGGGACACACAGTGA
- a CDS encoding type II toxin-antitoxin system RelE/ParE family toxin produces MIKTFKHKGLRKFFENGNLAGIKPGHRQKLRLRLIALDTATCIEDMNIPGWRLHSLKGDHKGLWAIDVNRNWRIVFKFKDGNAYIVDYEDYH; encoded by the coding sequence ATGATAAAAACTTTCAAGCACAAAGGACTGCGGAAATTCTTTGAAAATGGTAATTTGGCTGGCATTAAGCCCGGGCACCGGCAAAAACTTAGACTTCGACTTATAGCTCTTGACACTGCTACCTGTATTGAAGATATGAATATTCCAGGATGGCGGCTTCACAGTTTGAAAGGTGATCACAAAGGATTATGGGCGATTGATGTCAATCGAAACTGGCGTATCGTTTTTAAATTTAAAGATGGTAATGCCTATATTGTAGACTATGAGGATTATCACTAA
- the tnpB gene encoding IS66 family insertion sequence element accessory protein TnpB (TnpB, as the term is used for proteins encoded by IS66 family insertion elements, is considered an accessory protein, since TnpC, encoded by a neighboring gene, is a DDE family transposase.), with protein sequence MIQITPQMRILLAIDPVDFRKGIDGLNAVCRQVLRSDPFSGYVFIFRNKKATAIKIIMYDGQGFWMCQKRLSKGRFNWWPNKSGEAVRPLAVHELQLLIWNGNPVKAHVAPLWRPIPVKK encoded by the coding sequence ATGATTCAGATAACTCCGCAAATGCGTATCCTGCTGGCCATAGACCCGGTGGATTTCAGAAAAGGTATCGACGGTCTAAATGCTGTTTGTCGGCAGGTGCTGCGCTCCGATCCATTTTCAGGGTATGTTTTTATTTTTCGTAATAAAAAGGCAACTGCCATAAAGATCATTATGTATGATGGCCAAGGATTCTGGATGTGTCAGAAAAGGCTGTCTAAGGGACGTTTCAACTGGTGGCCAAACAAATCCGGTGAGGCGGTCAGGCCTCTGGCCGTTCATGAACTGCAGCTTCTGATCTGGAACGGTAATCCTGTAAAGGCTCATGTTGCACCATTGTGGCGGCCAATTCCTGTAAAAAAATAA
- a CDS encoding HigA family addiction module antitoxin: MAMYNPPHPGEFIKDVYLEPLGVTPRGVALRLKVAPSTFSRLIKGQSSISPGMALRLSKCLGRSPESWLLMQDSYDLWKAKQNVDLSDIEPLAIPA; encoded by the coding sequence ATGGCTATGTATAACCCACCCCATCCAGGGGAATTTATCAAAGATGTATATTTGGAGCCGTTGGGAGTGACCCCAAGAGGTGTTGCATTACGGCTTAAAGTTGCACCTTCGACTTTTTCCAGACTTATAAAAGGACAGAGTTCAATTAGCCCTGGCATGGCTCTGCGCCTATCCAAATGTTTGGGTCGCAGCCCGGAAAGCTGGCTTCTTATGCAGGATAGTTATGATTTATGGAAAGCTAAACAAAATGTTGATCTCTCAGACATAGAACCTTTGGCAATCCCAGCTTAG
- a CDS encoding reverse transcriptase domain-containing protein, with protein sequence MLSNIFLHYVLDDWYVKEVIPRMKGRCSIIRWADDFILGFEYEKDALRVMDVLPRRFEQFELSLHPEKTKLIRFSKRISGKGNGTFDF encoded by the coding sequence GTGCTCAGTAATATCTTTCTTCATTATGTTTTAGATGACTGGTACGTGAAAGAAGTGATCCCCCGGATGAAAGGGAGATGCTCCATCATACGCTGGGCGGATGATTTCATCCTCGGGTTCGAGTATGAAAAAGACGCATTGCGTGTCATGGATGTATTACCCAGGCGGTTCGAACAGTTCGAGCTGTCACTTCACCCGGAAAAGACAAAACTGATTCGATTTTCCAAACGCATTAGCGGAAAGGGAAACGGGACGTTTGATTTTTAG
- the tnpB gene encoding IS66 family insertion sequence element accessory protein TnpB (TnpB, as the term is used for proteins encoded by IS66 family insertion elements, is considered an accessory protein, since TnpC, encoded by a neighboring gene, is a DDE family transposase.), with protein sequence MIQITPQMRILLAIDPVDFRKGIDGLNAVCRQVLRSDPFSGYVFIFRNKKATAIKIIMYDGQGFWMCQKRLSKGRFNWWPNKSGEAVRPLAVHELQLLIWNGNPVKAHVAPLWRPIPVKK encoded by the coding sequence ATGATTCAGATAACTCCGCAAATGCGTATCCTGCTGGCCATAGACCCGGTGGATTTCAGAAAAGGTATCGACGGTCTAAATGCTGTTTGTCGGCAGGTGCTGCGCTCCGATCCATTTTCAGGGTATGTTTTTATTTTTCGTAATAAAAAGGCAACTGCCATAAAGATCATTATGTATGATGGCCAAGGATTCTGGATGTGTCAGAAAAGGCTGTCTAAGGGACGTTTCAACTGGTGGCCAAACAAATCCGGTGAGGCGGTCAGGCCTCTGGCCGTTCATGAACTGCAGCTTCTGATCTGGAACGGTAATCCTGTAAAGGCTCATGTTGCACCATTGTGGCGGCCAATTCCTGTAAAAAAATAG
- the tnpC gene encoding IS66 family transposase, protein MLLPGIRRLLRMLFGATTEKTGKTKAHPKKKNSVKAKKGHGRKPAKNYTGAKKVRVFHDTLKPGDNCPECLKGKVYELKEPQRIIRITGNAPLSGTVYEMQRLRCNLCGAIFTASTPENVGEDKYDAKAKAMIALLKYGTGMPFNRLKDLQQSLGIPLPASTQFEIVDQMAMELTPIYQEFIRQGAQGDIIHNDDTTMKVLSLMKENKENNPERKGIFTTGILSKTDDHKIALFFTGRQHAGENLMDLLKRRIGLSPPIQMCDALSRNVPKEFETLLANCLTHGRRQFVDVLQSFPEECSYVLEILAEVYKNDKITKEQNMEAEERLRFHQDNSGPLMKKLNTWFHKQIDQHLVEPNSGLGQAIGYMLKHWEALTLFLREPGVPLDNNICEQALKKVVLHRKNALFYKTEHGAMVGDLFMSLIHTCNLSGTNPFDYLTALLEHASELSESPDKWMPWNYKSALIEPDNPEA, encoded by the coding sequence ATGCTCCTACCTGGAATACGACGGCTGTTGCGCATGCTGTTTGGTGCAACTACCGAAAAAACTGGAAAAACAAAGGCTCACCCAAAAAAGAAGAATTCTGTTAAAGCTAAAAAAGGTCATGGCCGCAAACCTGCTAAAAATTATACCGGGGCAAAAAAAGTCAGAGTCTTCCATGATACTCTTAAACCTGGAGACAACTGCCCTGAATGTTTAAAGGGCAAGGTATATGAATTAAAGGAGCCGCAGCGAATCATACGCATCACCGGAAACGCTCCATTAAGTGGAACTGTCTATGAAATGCAGCGTTTACGCTGTAATCTCTGTGGAGCAATTTTCACCGCATCGACACCTGAAAATGTGGGTGAAGACAAATATGATGCAAAAGCCAAGGCCATGATTGCTCTTTTGAAATATGGTACCGGTATGCCATTTAACAGACTTAAAGATCTTCAGCAAAGTCTTGGCATACCATTGCCTGCATCGACACAGTTCGAGATTGTCGATCAAATGGCAATGGAACTTACTCCGATTTATCAGGAATTTATCCGTCAGGGCGCTCAGGGCGATATCATTCATAATGATGACACCACTATGAAGGTTTTGTCCCTGATGAAGGAAAACAAAGAAAATAACCCGGAACGTAAAGGTATATTTACCACGGGTATACTGTCAAAAACCGATGATCATAAAATTGCACTGTTTTTTACCGGCCGTCAGCATGCCGGAGAAAACTTGATGGATTTACTTAAGCGTCGTATTGGTCTGAGCCCACCCATTCAGATGTGTGATGCTCTGTCCAGAAATGTTCCCAAAGAATTCGAAACTCTGCTGGCAAATTGTCTTACACATGGACGAAGACAGTTTGTTGACGTACTGCAAAGCTTCCCGGAAGAGTGCAGTTATGTACTCGAAATCCTCGCAGAGGTATATAAAAATGATAAGATTACCAAAGAACAGAACATGGAAGCTGAAGAACGGCTACGGTTTCATCAGGACAACAGCGGTCCGCTGATGAAAAAGCTCAACACCTGGTTTCACAAACAAATAGACCAACATTTGGTGGAGCCCAACAGCGGGCTGGGCCAGGCTATTGGCTACATGCTCAAACATTGGGAGGCGTTGACCCTTTTTCTCAGGGAACCAGGTGTACCTTTGGACAACAATATTTGCGAACAGGCTTTGAAAAAGGTCGTTCTGCATCGCAAGAATGCTCTGTTTTATAAAACTGAGCATGGTGCCATGGTAGGTGATCTGTTCATGAGTCTGATTCATACCTGTAATTTATCCGGTACCAATCCTTTTGATTACCTGACAGCACTGCTGGAACATGCCTCTGAGTTGTCAGAATCCCCAGATAAATGGATGCCGTGGAATTATAAATCCGCACTGATTGAACCGGACAATCCTGAAGCATAA
- a CDS encoding N-6 DNA methylase codes for MNRRISQIAKIKFLIETNSEPNIICENSLKDLSEITLLKGKAGLANSFDIILTNPPFGSQGKITHRKILEYYDLGHKWNKYKDGYSKSNKILKGQVPDVLFIEQCLNLLKPGGRMGIVLPNGFFENPSMDYVREYIKKRAFITGIVLLPHETFIPYGTGVKVSLLFLQKKNGMAINNNQVFFSKINKLGYVGNKNGTPIYKKDKQGNIIINNGKKIIDEDFTKSINDYKKFIKSFYIKTEKSFSIEASKLNNRLDYNYYLPEHRELIENLRKLKAVKLGEIVTIVREKSPLLKQNTIVEYVELSDIYTKTFEIINSTTLLTTELPSRASYEIKTGDIITAVAGNSIGSRKHATAYVTEEYNSAICTNGFRILRNVKINHYYLLYYLQSDLFLKQILMYRTGAAIPAISDKDFFNILVYLPPQKEMDDIILRMEKSFKLRNEAKRILSKIEATININHITKRSSCQDKSESLG; via the coding sequence ATAAATAGAAGAATTTCACAGATAGCAAAGATAAAATTCTTAATTGAAACCAACTCAGAACCAAATATTATATGTGAAAATTCCCTAAAAGATTTAAGTGAGATAACTCTATTAAAAGGCAAAGCCGGGCTGGCAAACTCTTTCGATATTATTTTAACCAATCCTCCCTTTGGAAGTCAAGGTAAAATTACTCATCGAAAGATATTGGAATATTATGATTTAGGCCATAAATGGAATAAGTATAAAGACGGTTATTCAAAATCAAATAAAATTTTAAAAGGACAAGTGCCGGATGTATTGTTCATTGAACAATGCTTAAATCTTTTAAAACCGGGTGGTAGAATGGGTATAGTTTTACCCAATGGATTTTTTGAAAACCCTTCAATGGATTATGTAAGAGAGTATATTAAAAAAAGGGCATTTATAACAGGTATTGTATTACTACCTCACGAAACTTTCATTCCTTATGGAACTGGAGTCAAAGTTTCATTGCTATTTTTGCAAAAGAAGAACGGGATGGCTATCAATAATAATCAAGTATTTTTTAGCAAAATAAATAAACTTGGTTATGTTGGAAATAAAAATGGCACACCTATTTACAAAAAAGACAAACAAGGAAATATTATTATAAATAATGGTAAAAAAATAATTGACGAGGATTTTACTAAATCAATTAATGATTATAAAAAATTCATAAAGTCTTTCTATATAAAAACTGAAAAATCGTTTTCGATAGAGGCTTCAAAATTAAATAACCGTTTAGATTACAATTACTACTTACCGGAACACAGAGAATTAATTGAAAATTTGCGAAAACTCAAAGCTGTAAAACTTGGAGAGATCGTAACTATTGTACGAGAAAAATCTCCACTACTAAAGCAGAACACCATTGTTGAATATGTAGAATTATCCGATATTTATACAAAAACATTTGAGATAATTAATAGTACAACTCTTTTAACCACAGAATTACCAAGCAGAGCAAGTTATGAAATAAAAACAGGTGATATTATCACGGCAGTTGCTGGCAATTCTATTGGTTCACGTAAACATGCTACAGCCTATGTTACAGAAGAATATAATAGCGCTATTTGTACAAATGGTTTTAGGATATTAAGAAATGTCAAAATTAATCATTATTATTTGCTGTATTACCTTCAAAGTGATTTATTTTTAAAACAAATACTTATGTATAGAACAGGTGCTGCAATTCCAGCAATTTCTGATAAAGATTTTTTCAATATACTGGTTTATTTGCCACCACAAAAAGAAATGGATGATATAATTTTGCGTATGGAGAAAAGCTTTAAATTAAGAAATGAAGCAAAAAGAATACTATCAAAAATAGAAGCAACAATAAATATAAATCACATAACAAAGCGCTCCTCGTGCCAAGATAAATCCGAATCGTTGGGATAA
- the ltrA gene encoding group II intron reverse transcriptase/maturase — MGDTQMSQTISTKSREIARTVACNSRPIEWGQPPVLTGGSSLIKIELLAQSNPELVFTSVVHRIDFDLLKQSFRKIRKSKSAGVDKVTAKEYAENLDQNLYNLYERLRRGQYVASPVKRIWIDKEGGKKRPIGIPVLEDKIVQKAAAAILNVIFDRNFYNFSHAFRKGRSQHMAIKDLREQCLKQNISWIVSADITGLFDNINHELLKDMIRRRVSDGGMIRLIGKWLNAGVMEEGNLTYSETGTPQGGVISPVLSNIFLHYVLDDWYVKEVIPRMKGRCSIIRWADDFILGFEYEKDALRVMDVLPRRFEQFELSLHPEKTKLIRFSKRISGKGNGTFDFLGFTFYWSKSLKGYMVIKKKTARKRSSRFMKRIWIWCKDNRHKPMAEQYEILCSKLRGFYQYFGVISNYKVLEVVFEYTEKAWRRWLSRRSHKGEVMFEDLRTTYPLPLPRIVHNI, encoded by the coding sequence ATGGGAGATACACAGATGTCACAAACCATATCAACAAAAAGCCGAGAAATTGCAAGAACGGTCGCTTGCAATTCCAGACCGATAGAATGGGGACAACCACCGGTGTTAACAGGTGGGTCATCCCTTATCAAAATCGAGCTGCTTGCTCAAAGTAATCCTGAACTGGTATTTACATCAGTAGTCCATCGGATAGACTTTGATTTACTGAAACAATCCTTTCGTAAAATTCGGAAAAGCAAATCTGCAGGAGTGGACAAGGTTACGGCAAAGGAGTATGCCGAAAATCTTGATCAAAACCTCTATAATCTGTATGAACGACTGCGGAGAGGACAGTACGTTGCGTCTCCTGTAAAGCGTATCTGGATAGACAAGGAAGGAGGGAAAAAGCGTCCAATTGGCATACCTGTACTTGAGGATAAAATTGTCCAGAAAGCAGCAGCAGCCATATTGAATGTCATATTTGACAGGAATTTTTACAATTTTTCCCATGCATTCAGAAAAGGTCGGAGCCAACACATGGCAATCAAAGATTTACGTGAGCAATGCTTGAAGCAGAATATCAGCTGGATAGTAAGCGCAGATATTACAGGACTATTTGACAATATTAATCACGAGTTACTTAAAGACATGATACGTCGGAGAGTAAGTGACGGCGGAATGATTCGCCTGATAGGGAAGTGGTTGAATGCAGGCGTAATGGAGGAAGGCAACCTGACGTACTCTGAAACGGGCACTCCACAGGGAGGAGTAATTTCCCCTGTGCTCAGTAATATCTTTCTTCATTATGTTTTAGATGACTGGTACGTGAAAGAAGTGATCCCCCGGATGAAAGGGAGATGCTCCATCATACGCTGGGCGGATGATTTCATCCTCGGGTTCGAGTATGAAAAAGACGCATTGCGTGTCATGGATGTATTACCCAGGCGGTTCGAACAGTTCGAGCTGTCACTTCACCCGGAAAAGACAAAACTGATTCGATTTTCCAAACGCATTAGCGGAAAGGGAAACGGGACGTTTGATTTTTTAGGGTTTACATTTTACTGGTCAAAATCATTAAAAGGGTACATGGTAATAAAGAAAAAGACGGCAAGAAAGCGTTCAAGCCGTTTTATGAAGAGAATATGGATATGGTGCAAGGATAACCGTCATAAGCCAATGGCCGAGCAGTATGAGATTCTTTGCAGTAAACTGCGAGGTTTTTACCAGTACTTTGGAGTAATAAGTAACTACAAAGTGCTGGAAGTTGTGTTTGAATATACTGAGAAAGCATGGCGTCGATGGTTAAGCCGAAGAAGTCACAAGGGCGAAGTAATGTTCGAGGACTTGCGCACAACATACCCACTGCCATTACCCAGAATAGTCCATAATATTTGA